Proteins from one Pseudomonas bijieensis genomic window:
- a CDS encoding amino acid ABC transporter ATP-binding protein, giving the protein MAHKSEELIIEALDVHKSFGELQILKGISLQVRRGEVVVLIGASGSGKTTFIRCINLLEDIQGGRIRVNGRAMGYRERADGSLVRESERNIARQRRDIGMVFQRFNLFPHMTALENIIEAPIQVLGVTRAAALEQARGLLQRVGLADKADHYPSMLSGGQQQRVAIARALAMKPQAMLFDEPTSALDPETVGEVLQVMKELTEEGMTMVVVTHEMGFAREVADRVVVLDQGELIEQGPPEQIFCHPIHPRTRAFLSRVL; this is encoded by the coding sequence ATGGCGCACAAAAGCGAAGAGCTGATTATCGAGGCGCTGGACGTCCACAAGTCCTTCGGCGAGCTGCAGATTCTCAAGGGCATCTCCCTGCAAGTACGGCGCGGCGAAGTGGTGGTTCTGATCGGTGCCTCCGGCTCGGGCAAGACCACGTTCATTCGTTGCATCAACCTGCTGGAGGACATCCAGGGCGGCCGCATCCGCGTCAATGGCCGGGCCATGGGGTATCGCGAGCGGGCCGACGGCAGCCTGGTGCGTGAGTCGGAGCGCAACATTGCCCGTCAGCGCCGGGACATCGGCATGGTCTTCCAACGTTTCAACCTGTTCCCCCACATGACCGCCCTGGAGAACATCATCGAGGCGCCGATCCAGGTGCTCGGCGTGACTCGCGCCGCCGCGTTGGAGCAGGCTCGCGGGTTGCTGCAGCGGGTCGGCCTGGCGGACAAGGCAGATCACTACCCGTCGATGCTCTCCGGCGGCCAGCAACAGCGGGTGGCGATCGCTCGGGCCCTGGCCATGAAACCCCAGGCCATGTTGTTCGACGAACCCACCAGCGCCCTCGACCCGGAGACCGTCGGCGAGGTGCTGCAAGTGATGAAGGAGTTGACCGAGGAGGGGATGACTATGGTCGTGGTGACGCACGAAATGGGTTTTGCCCGGGAAGTGGCCGACCGCGTGGTGGTGCTGGATCAAGGCGAGCTCATCGAGCAAGGGCCGCCGGAGCAGATCTTCTGTCACCCCATTCACCCGCGTACCCGGGCTTTTCTCAGTCGGGTGCTTTGA
- a CDS encoding amino acid ABC transporter permease, translating into MNFNWDVFWQYLLQPSGVYLTGLWLTCLISVLAMLLGCVLGLAAALLRLSRNPLLNLPVRFYVWLMRGTPLLVQIVFLYTALAAGGIFRFEDIDLFGLVIPGNIQAAIIALGLNEGAYMAEIIRAGIGAVDKGQYEAGRSLGMTFAKLMRRIVLPQAFRVIVPPLGNEFNVMLKNTTLVSVIGVQELLLSTQMVTSATFRVFELYLVVAIYFLLLTTLWGFFQRWLEARFGQSDRPSSPPPASTRMFGRSTLNLLRAR; encoded by the coding sequence ATGAATTTCAATTGGGATGTGTTCTGGCAGTACCTGCTGCAGCCCAGTGGGGTGTACCTCACCGGGCTCTGGTTGACCTGCCTGATCAGCGTGCTGGCGATGCTGCTGGGTTGTGTGCTGGGGCTGGCCGCGGCGTTGCTGCGGTTGTCGCGTAACCCGTTGCTGAACCTGCCGGTACGCTTCTATGTATGGTTGATGCGCGGTACGCCGCTGCTGGTGCAGATCGTCTTTCTCTACACCGCGCTGGCCGCCGGCGGGATTTTCCGCTTCGAAGACATCGACCTGTTCGGCCTGGTCATCCCTGGCAATATCCAGGCCGCGATCATTGCCCTGGGCCTCAACGAGGGTGCCTACATGGCCGAGATCATCCGCGCCGGCATTGGCGCGGTGGACAAGGGCCAATACGAGGCCGGGCGTTCCCTGGGCATGACCTTCGCCAAACTGATGCGCCGCATTGTCTTGCCCCAGGCGTTCCGGGTCATCGTTCCGCCGCTGGGCAACGAGTTCAACGTGATGCTCAAGAACACCACGCTGGTCAGTGTGATCGGCGTCCAGGAACTGTTGCTCAGTACCCAGATGGTCACTTCGGCGACGTTCCGGGTGTTCGAGCTGTACCTGGTGGTGGCGATCTATTTCCTGTTGCTGACTACATTGTGGGGCTTTTTCCAGCGCTGGCTGGAGGCCCGTTTCGGCCAGTCGGACCGGCCTTCGTCGCCACCGCCGGCCTCGACGCGGATGTTCGGTCGCAGCACCCTGAACCTGCTGAGGGCTCGTTAA